One region of Pseudoalteromonas luteoviolacea genomic DNA includes:
- a CDS encoding ABC transporter ATP-binding protein, which produces MIKLENVYKHFYTKKLKTTALNNVSLQVEKGEFLAITGTSGSGKSTLLNAIGLFSNIDEGLIELNGTSVAGISQKKKLKYRREHLGYVFQSFNLIPDLSVIENVMLPLKFRGIGLKERMALAEQELEKLSLSSRCDHYPSQLSGGQQQRVAIARTMACQPSIILADEPTGNLDEKTGQTVLDILHHANTACDATIVMVTHSDKAASMANRQVKMVQGELVS; this is translated from the coding sequence ATGATCAAACTAGAAAATGTTTACAAGCATTTTTACACTAAAAAATTAAAAACAACTGCACTCAATAATGTGTCACTACAGGTCGAAAAGGGCGAGTTTTTGGCTATTACGGGCACATCAGGGTCTGGTAAATCAACACTACTCAATGCTATAGGTCTTTTTTCAAATATTGATGAAGGTCTCATAGAGCTAAACGGCACAAGCGTTGCGGGCATATCCCAAAAAAAGAAGCTCAAATACCGTCGTGAGCACTTAGGGTATGTATTCCAGTCATTCAATTTGATCCCAGATTTAAGCGTGATCGAAAACGTGATGCTCCCCCTTAAATTTAGGGGTATAGGACTCAAAGAACGCATGGCTCTCGCAGAGCAAGAACTAGAGAAGCTGTCTCTGTCATCACGGTGCGATCACTATCCAAGTCAACTCTCTGGCGGACAGCAGCAACGCGTTGCCATCGCCAGAACCATGGCGTGTCAGCCAAGTATCATTTTGGCTGATGAGCCAACTGGTAATTTGGATGAAAAAACAGGACAAACAGTACTCGATATTCTGCACCATGCAAATACCGCCTGCGACGCCACCATCGTCATGGTAACGCACAGCGATAAAGCGGCTAGCATGGCCAATCGGCAAGTAAAAATGGTTCAAGGTGAACTGGTTAGTTAG
- a CDS encoding RND transporter, with protein sequence MDTVIEQPKYNKAKIIFAIIIIILTITLGLLYSNQSISSIPIKEINRVKIASVKPNITSVGTIKPRKSIKLSSDIGGRVKHYLNKKDSFVAKGEVLLELENYDYILKLTEKIAQISEQISNLKNMRLNLRRELKTSKLSLEDAIFQVSVLERELAQKQQLLQNNLTQESEVQDVQSNLSRWHAKQQVLASYYQSQKDHINHQLSEINETVDILNTLLIKLQESEQQLVIRAPISGNLSGFDIEFGQQILPKQEFGSLDLIDDFLIEVELSEYYLSRVHDAMQAVGSIKNRDIALNIIKIFPLVKQGKFRMHLEVPFQQNMNTQVKVGQSIEVSLTGNTDTELPSVPLNATFKENNDMFIYLLKNNQSKAVKTLLKIKDQIGDKVLVDNPNILGKELIILDWNKNYKEELYIE encoded by the coding sequence ATGGATACAGTTATAGAGCAGCCAAAATATAACAAAGCTAAAATCATCTTTGCCATTATCATTATTATACTGACAATTACATTGGGGCTTTTATACAGCAATCAGTCAATTTCCAGCATACCGATTAAAGAAATAAATCGCGTCAAAATTGCCAGCGTAAAACCTAACATCACTTCCGTGGGTACCATTAAGCCGAGGAAGTCAATTAAGCTATCTTCAGATATTGGTGGACGCGTTAAGCATTATCTCAACAAAAAAGATTCATTCGTAGCAAAGGGCGAGGTGCTCCTTGAGCTAGAGAACTACGATTACATCCTCAAGCTCACCGAAAAAATTGCACAAATATCTGAGCAAATCAGCAACCTTAAAAATATGCGCTTAAATCTGCGCAGAGAATTAAAAACCTCAAAGCTGTCCTTAGAGGACGCTATTTTTCAGGTCAGTGTATTGGAAAGGGAACTCGCTCAAAAACAGCAGCTATTACAAAATAACCTAACACAAGAGTCGGAAGTACAGGACGTACAAAGTAACCTCTCGCGTTGGCATGCAAAACAACAAGTATTGGCAAGTTATTACCAATCACAGAAAGATCATATCAACCATCAACTCAGCGAAATCAATGAGACAGTAGATATACTCAACACCCTCCTTATCAAGCTGCAAGAAAGCGAGCAACAGCTGGTGATAAGAGCACCTATTTCAGGCAATTTATCCGGCTTTGATATTGAGTTTGGTCAACAAATATTACCTAAGCAAGAGTTTGGCTCTTTGGATCTCATTGATGACTTTTTAATTGAGGTAGAGCTCAGTGAGTACTACTTAAGCCGTGTTCACGACGCTATGCAAGCAGTGGGAAGCATCAAAAATCGTGATATCGCATTGAACATCATCAAAATTTTCCCTCTGGTTAAACAAGGTAAATTTCGCATGCACCTTGAAGTCCCCTTCCAGCAAAATATGAATACGCAAGTCAAAGTTGGCCAGTCTATTGAAGTGTCCCTCACTGGCAATACGGACACAGAGCTACCGAGCGTGCCGTTGAATGCCACATTTAAAGAAAATAACGACATGTTTATTTATTTGTTGAAAAACAACCAATCCAAAGCAGTTAAAACACTGCTAAAAATCAAGGACCAGATTGGCGATAAAGTGCTCGTAGATAACCCCAATATCCTTGGTAAAGAGCTCATTATTTTGGATTGGAATAAGAATTATAAAGAGGAGCTGTACATTGAGTAA